The Apium graveolens cultivar Ventura chromosome 11, ASM990537v1, whole genome shotgun sequence genome has a window encoding:
- the LOC141696261 gene encoding zinc finger BED domain-containing protein RICESLEEPER 2-like: MDPYRNKSSIQIIPENAEFEPLRSLGEESLGDESEGGGDEYNQPQQPEQEEVSRKRKSAVVDSEESNQEKPYQKQQRKKKSRCWAHLDIVIENNQEFAICKFYKKKMIKGSTGCTTTFNRHVESYMFNLVMKTATPFWQKISRQMVKKDCISTFEIERNKLRETLKSARKINITTDMWTSSHQKLGYMVVTGHWIDSDWKLNMRVLNFCNVPPPHSGLVISEAVFKCLNDWGIIDKIGTLTVDNAAANDVALRYLKQTFSVRKKLPIDGRMFHARCCAHILNLCVQDGLVPTKEIVDKIRDGVKYVAASESRRIKFAEISMSLGLKCKKLILDVSTRWNSTFSMLSCAIEFKNAFLIYSTSDLGFKEYVPMTEDWERVEHVCSFLEVFADVTKVILGTDYSTSNLFLSEIRRVKQVIDQKAVHPNVHIQTMARTMELKFEKYWGETNLIMSIGVVMDPRFKMKLPTFCFPTLYPIATDSERSLIYLTNALNELYLEYCKEAKDASKERNESSVSSSDASFFSAPREIPQGINDFESFIRQTGGIIEPTKSELEEYLSEKILPQSSKFDVLAWWKGNSTKFPVLSKMAYDVLSIPISTVASESTFSAGSRVIEPHRSCLKPETVEVLLCGADWVRELYELKKAKKEEDKDMVIHLD, encoded by the exons ATGGATCCTTACAGAAATAAGAGCAGTATTCAAATAATCCCTGAAAATGCTGAATTTGAACCATTAAGAAGTTTAGGTGAAGAAAGTCTTGGTGATGAATCTGAAGGCGGTGGTGATGAATATAATCAGCCCCAGCAGCCTGAACAAGAGGAAGTTTcaagaaaaagaaaaagtgcgGTCGTTGATAGTGAAGAATCTAATCAGGAGAAGCCTTATCAGAAgcagcaaagaaagaagaaatctcGTTGCTGGGCGCATTTGGATATTGTTATAGAGAACAACCAGGAGTTTGCAATATGtaaattttacaaaaaaaaaatgaTAAAGGGCAGCACAGGATGCACAACGACATTCAACAG GCACGTAGAAAGTTATATGTTTAATTTGGTGATGAAGACTGCTACTCCATTTTGGCAAAAAATTAGCAGACAAATGGTGAAAAAAGACTGTATTAGTACTTTTGAAATTGAAAGAAACAAATTAAGAGAAACTCTCAAATCAGCTAGAAAGATTAATATTACAACTGATATGTGGACTTCGTCGCATCAAAAACTAGGGTACATGGTTGTCACAGGTCATTGGATTGATTCCGATTGGAAACTTAACATGAGAGTTCTCAATTTTTGTAATGTCCCTCCCCCACATAGTGGTCTAGTAATTTCAGAGGCtgtatttaagtgtttaaatgaTTGGGGAATCATTGATAAAATTGGAACTTTGACTGTGGATAATGCTGCTGCAAATGATGTTGCCCTACGATATTTGAAACAAACTTTTAGTGTTAGAAAGAAATTACCAATTGATGGGAGAATGTTTCATGCACGATGCTGTGCACATATATTGAATTTATGTGTGCAAGATGGGCTAGTACCGACTAaagaaatagttgataaaattcGGGATGGGGTGAAATATGTGGCAGCCTCGGAATCTCGTAGGATTAAGTTTGCTGAGATTTCCATGTCGTTAGGCTTGAAGTGTAAAAAGTTAATTCTAGATGTTTCAACACGTTGGAATTCGACATTTAGTATGCTTTCTTGTGCTATTGAGTTCAAAAATGCTTTTTTAATATATTCCACATCTGATTTGGGGTTCAAAGAGTATGTACCAATGACTGAGGATTGGGAAAGGGTTGAACATGTATGTTCTTTCCTAGAGGTGTTTGCTGATGTCACAAAAGTCATTTTGGGGACGGATTATTCCACTTCAAACTTGTTTTTATCAGAAATCAGGAGAGTCAAGCAAGTAATAGATCAAAAAGCTGTCCACCCTAATGTGCATATTCAAACAATGGCTCGGACAATGGAATTAAAGTTTGAGAAATATTGGGGGGAAACTAATTTGATAATGTCAATTGGCGTCGTCATGGATCCAAGGTTTAAGATGAAGCTTCCAACATTTTGTTTTCCCACCCTTTATCCAATTGCAACTGATTCTGAAAGGAGTTTAATCTATTTGACAAATGCTTTGAATGAGTTGTACTTAGAATATTGTAAGGAAGCGAAAGATGCGAGTAAAGAGAGGAATGAATCAAGTGTATCTTCGTCCGATGCTAGCTTTTTTAGTGCACCACGTGAGATACCACAGGGAATTAATGATTTTGAGAGCTTCATTCGACAAACTGGTGGTATAATTGAGCCTACAAAGTCagaattggaagagtatttgagTGAGAAAATTCTGCCTCAAAGTTCAAAATTCGATGTTCTAGCCTGGTGGAAAGGAAATTCCACAAAATTCCCTGTTTTGTCTAAAATGGCATATGATGTTTTAAGTATTCCTATTAGCACTGTGGCTTCCGAGTCGACTTTTAGCGCTGGGAGTAGAGTTATTGAACCTCACCGATCTTGTTTAAAACCTGAGACAGTTGAAGTGTTATTGTGCGGAGCTGATTGGGTGCGTGAACTGTATGAACTGAAAAAAGCAAAAAAG gAGGAAGACAAGGATATGGTGATCCATTTAGATTAA